The genomic window GTGAGCCTCCATCAGAAGAATTCTCAACTGgatcagaagaagaagaaacatttGATGTTTTCAATGATGTAATTCCTTCAGATAAAGAACCACTCTTTGAAACATTTGATGAATTGTTCTGTTGTTCAGTGTGAATGAGTTTTCCAAATAACAAAATTTGGTGTTTATGGGGTGCTTTTGCTTCAATATTGGATAATTCCTTAAAACTTTGACCAGAATTTCCTACACTCAACAAACAAGACAAGTCAACATTGTTCTTATTATTGTTGTTGGGTCCACAAGTTGGTCTAATAGGTTGTTTTTTATCAAATCTTGACATTGACAAATTACCAAGAAACATGTCCTGTTGTAATTTGTTGAAAGGAATTAAATCAGAtggaaaattattatttgatccaaattgagCATGCCTGGCTCCCTGTATGCTTGATGATGAACTATAATTAGGACTATTATCTTGAATGTTACAGAGAGATGAGTTTGTATAATTGAGAAGATTAATGTTGGAGAATGAtgttaatgatgatgatgatgatgttggcATTGGAAGTTGATTTATGAGATGAAAATATGGATCTTGAATAAATCTTGGTTTTTTTCTTGGAGGTGTGAATGGTGAAAGATTGAAATTTGGCATGTTTGAGACTAACTCAACTAACCAAGGGTTTACACATTTCACATTTTGTAGTAAATCTGGTTCATCCCACACTACCTGAAAAAACATTACATCATAAACAAGAAAATATTTAGAACAATCTTAacattattttaatcaaattaattaagtaCTAGTAGGTGCCaacttttaataaataagtaaaaatgaaatcaaaagTGTCACTCAATTAATAACTTTTTGTCAAGGAGGTACCAAATTCTAACAACTATGGTAGTTACTAGTTAGTACTATAGTAGGAATTATTGTCAGAGCATCGACGAGACTAATTCGCGGTAGTTTCCACCGCTTTTAGCACATATTAATCTCTGTCAAAGTATCTGTAGGACATACAAGGtggatttttcttttccaaCATAAGTTTTTCGATACGCATGAATCAGGAATGATCACTGGTTATTAGTATTATTCCGAAAAAATGATTATTACTTATTAGTACTATtaacttctttttatttttgataaatagCTCATGCACCTGACACAGTAAGGCAATTTTCATGCAGTAACTAAGGCAATAGTAAAGGCAACagaaatgacatttttttatgtatCAGAAAACTGATATCAATCTGACAAACTATAAACTGTTCCCTCTTATTGATTAAATGAATTGAACAGTTTAGTAACAGTATATGATtgtataacttttaatttaacataggaaaaaaaatagtctaAGAAATAGTATTGATTATTCAACAGTTGAAGAAGCAAAGCAATTAAACATGAAAAATCTAGAATGATATATTGATTGTTAAATTAATTACCTGAAGAAGGCGCCAAGGAGAATCAGGCCAATGAATTGGATCTTGAACATGAACAGAAGAAATAGTTCCCATAAACCAACTAATTCTAGAAGAATCTTCAGTTTCAAATGGCATTTTAAATCTCATACCAGAACACCATTGAATTTGCATTGCAGATTTAACAGAAGAAACTTTAACACAAAATTCAGGAGTACTAGCTCTTGGATAATACACAACTTCAAAAGATCTTCCATTAATAGCACAATTCACAGCTTCAACAACAGATTCAGAACCAACTCTTCTCATCaaatcatcatcaccaccaacaccaccacaactttttctgttttcatttcCACACAAAAAACcagaaccaccaccaccaccgccaAACAAAGGCGAAACACGGTTCCAATTACTCGAAGAATTCGAAAACTGATCTGTTATTCCACCACCAATTCCACCTTTCTTAGCTCTTCTTATACCAACACAAAGATCTCCATTTTCAGCTCTTAAAAATACAATTGAATCACCTGCAACAAGCTTCTTATGATTCACAAAATTGCTCCAACCAGTTGTCAAAAGATGTCTCCTTGGTGTTCCTCTATAAATATGTCTAAACTTCCAACACTGTCCATGCATATCCTTAGCAATAATTGTCTGAACAGGTGGTTCTGCAGAGTAATCCAATCTAGGAAAAATTGTCTCAGCACAATATCTAGGAACAGAAAAACCACCACCATTATTTGCATCAGATTGTGTCAATGTTTTAGCAAAAGAAGTTGGTTTTTCTTGACCCTCTAAACCATTGTTTCCAAAGAAACAATCTTCTTCTAAATCTAATTCATTTTCTCTTAAAGGTGTTAATCTCATTTTGACATAAACTTCATCAGTTTCAGGGTCAGCCATGTATTTCATAGCAGAGATTCTACAAGGAATAAGTGGTGGAACACGAGTTTTGTTGAAATCTACTTTGCCATGAGCATGTTCTGCATGACCTTGTGGAAAGTAAAAGACTTTTGTGTTGAGTGGTGGCATTTGAACCATGGCACCAGCACAAGCATGCCATAGTTGTGAATCTAAACACTTTTCTGTGGTTTTTTCCATGGAATCCATAACTACAAACATATCTAAAGaaagtttgaattttgagaGAAACTCAGAAGagatttgaaggaaaaaaaggtGGGATTGTTGTGAAGAGGAAGTGAAAGTGAATGGTGGATGagagaagaaaagagagagaagagagagagtgatgGATGTTGTGGAAAAGAAGAGTGGTGAGTGAGAAAGATTTGCAACCTTTTAAGTATAGAGATAGATGAATGAAGACACAAAGAgagttctctctctctctctctctcttacgTTAGTTGTTGAGTTGCCGACCAAAATGTGAATTCGACAGACATGAACTACTTTGTGATGAAAATCGATGTCACAATTTACAACTCACATAGTAGTAGGAGTATAGTCGTTTTAAATTTTAGTGCAAAAATTTCCAAGTCAAAAACAGATTTGTGTAGAACGAAAAATAAATCAGTCGTTTGTGGTTTGTTCTTATTGGTTATTGactaaatattttcaaattattaaggGGTGAACTAAGTTTCACTattaaaagatatgaaaatttaatgaaaaatgttaaacagtgtttCGGGGTCATGGACGGATTTGTGTGAGGGGGTGTGATCATAGCCACACCAGCCCAACCTAAAATTTTATGCATTTCGCTTTTTCTTTCGTCTTCTCTTAGTTTTCCGTCATCGGCTCACCTCTCCTCTCAGACTTACTCTTAGCCTTTCCTCATTTCTCCTCTCATCATGACGGCATACAAGTTTCTGAAGTTGGCTCTGGTTTTGCTTGTGGCAACTGTAAGGTGTTGAACGTGTTTGCTTAGTTATGAAATATGTAAAAAGTTAATTAAGTAAAAAGATGAGTGATCAATAATTAAATGATCGATTTGTAACTTTTATAGAAAGAGATTTTCTTATAATAGTTAGGAATGATGTAATTTTAGCTCATTTTAGTATAACATTTtagtaaatttaatataatttggtTCTTAGTCCACCTCTGCCTAGGGCTAtggttaaaaatattaatttatatccaTCCATATTAAACctcttttttaccaaaaatattaatttatgtttgagTCCGCCTCTGCCTAGGGCTATggttaaaaatacaaaaatagtaatataatcttgaaatattcaattaattccttgaattttttttaaacaaatttttcaacttaaaatgtttgattttattttcattttttgtttctttaacatTGTCCCAGTGCACCGTTTAGCATGATCCAAGTTTAAAAACAAATCTTATATTGTTTTTGTTAAGTAATCTAGTaactagaatttcacttttaaaagtgaataagtgagagtaTACTAGAGTTCGAATTCTATACATATTACATGTAATGACTCAACTAACCGAGTTATGGTGCCAGACAAAACAAATTTTGTATTGaaggataaaaaattatataaaaagtGGTATtataagggtccgtttggtgcacaggataagagacagaatatgataactgtatcatatcctgtctcaatccagtgtttggtgacacaacatgatatgataagttaatcagGAAGCTTATCCTATTTtgtttctctagttaaaatccttatcctgaatttgagttgggttaccagcaggataggataagaaaaaaaattgttaatttatcctataaaatatattttaaaataaaaaattgaaaattattaaaatataaataataaaataatttgatagtaaattaataataaaataattaatttttaaatatatatgtgattttctcacaagggtaattttgtaacttatataatctaaaaatcaaaattctcctaaaattataatattttaaagtaaaataattattaaaaaattgcaaaataggaatattaatttaaatttaataacaacttaaatataattcttttgcaatggtagttttattatttacatatgagatatatcatatatttatttagcttatctaacatgtataattgagttatttatttgatcatgattcatataaaaaacttaattcgtttattttctcatgatttgtatttaaaatttaaagttatttgattacttatttatatttttatttataaaattcaaagtattacaatataatttttaagaaataattattgttttacaaggataattttgtcatttaaatatgttatgtatcttatcatattggtatgaacaaatatgtattaaaaatatgatataatagttatcatgtttgttatctcgtgtgcaccaaacacaggatatgataactgaggataactgtATATCATATCATGTTACTATcatatcctgcgcaccaaatgGACCCTAATTGTATAGCttaaatttctaaaagacagttttattatttgttttaaaacaaaactactACTACTTGtgtagtactccctccggtcctttttataagaaacactttggaatttttatttggtcctttttataagaaacactttgacacaattccatttgtacccttattaaatacaatcaaataattcattataatgctagtgcattaattagagaagtctatttctcatgctagtcaaaggttagttttggaatataacataaaatgttagaatcattaataagaaaatttagCTTCCTtagtctgtgtgattttgtcaaagtgtttcttataataaggaccggagagagtaCTATACCAACGGAGTACTCATACTATACTATCATGCAATAAATAAATCACACGCTCCTATCACGAAAAGAAATCACATGCAAATTTATTTactaaacataaatataataacTTGAAGTTGCAAATATTGATTGATACTTTGACACTAGTATCAATTTAATGCCAACACTAATAAAATTGATGAAACTTCCAATGTTATAGATCGAAGAAAGTTTTAATTAGTAATAATGAGTATTTATGGAGGTCAAAAGCTAGGGAAACACCTCATCTCACAGTGGTAGTGgtaccataaaaaaaacgaaATTCAATATTCCAAACAATCAGAGAACAGAAGCATCCAGGAATATGTGTGTACATAATCACCTTTTAGAAAAACAATTTATCCTTAAATTATGTCCTTTGTATTTTATTATCAAGAAAatactatatttaattttgaatagTATTATTACTACTACACTACAAGGCCCACCTTTAGTATATGATTGAGTGCTGAAAATAAGGCAAACCATTAACCATAGTCAACTTAATGGTGCTCCATCGAGGCTCTCATTTGGCCCTACCCCAAACATGGCATGGTTCCCCAAACCCGTAAGATCAGGACCGCTGCTAGGTGATGCTACCTTCTTGTTCGATCTTCATGGTTAACCTCATGTCATGTGTCCACATTTTTTTAgtataggataggataacaatAACATCAATCCGCTAGACCACAGTATATATCAATAATATGTGTAATGTATAGGATATATTAGAAGATTACATAAATACATAGAAGTAAATAATTATTACTACATTAATTGGTTTCATTTTTGGAGAAGTTTGTAAAGTCAATTGTTTTCACCTTAATCATGATCTTATATAGTACTATACATCGACAGTTCAACTATATAAAGTACTATATGTGGATGGATGGTATGAGATTAGACGGTTTAAATGATTTGAAGATGAACATAGTAATGTTAACACTTCTCATGACTATAAAGTTTGAGTTTGTTTAGATTTATCGAGTGTGAGTTAAGTCATATATTGGTTGGAAGAGTTgaggttgaacattttataaatggGAGGATTCATAAAATTAATACCTTAACGTTTTGGattaaagtgtggtgtcaaaGTCACTTATAATTAAATTTGCTCAATGCACAAGTATGTCGATCCAAACCAGTGAGGCTCTTCCCTCACGACCCAAAAGGGTTTTGTCACTTTTGTCTGATATGTTGTGAGCACTGGTATGTGTCCAATACAACTGATTGACACAAATATAGTCTAAGATACGACTGAATGACACAAATACGACACATGATACGGAAAACtctaaaaaattaggattttttttatcaaaagctaggattttattttttaaaataataaaaaaaagtgaatcaAAGTTGGAAGTTACATTGTTCATTGATCTTCTTTTTCCCTAAATCATAAAAATCTTAaccgtaaaaataaaattcgatCTAATGTTCGATCTCAATCGGTGCGTATATGGATAATTTAGTTTAACcggaaaaataaaattcactGTCTTAAAAGATTAGTGTGCTGGTTTACACTCAGAAAAGAATTagaaaaaacttaatattaaggTCACTATCACCTATGATTGCAGGCATTgatcatatattattttgattattatcTAGTAATTATAATAAGGTACTGTATAGTAACACGACATTGATATATATTGAAAGCGGAAAGACAAGGCTCGTAAAACACCGACTACAGTACCATCGAAAAGCCAAAATATACGGTGAATTACTTAGGTGGGTAAGGACTGTTTTATTTAAAGACAACGTGGCTGTTTTGTTTACCAACAAACACAATGAACACATTTTTATAATTGGTGCAACTTGTTTGGTATGTTCAACGATATTGTTAatcttagaccatctccaatagtgtagtacctattaggtactcatggtacttattaggtactatcattggagcacaacacattttagtatctaataggtaccacttttaatataagaactctccctctcttctttttatgggacccactttatttaatatattcaaaaaataaaaaaatcacaatttttaaattcgcataaaaatttaatgtcaacCATATATAGACGTTGATAgtcattgtttgtttctttttaccgttggaaaaaaaataaatactcctatcatataaatcaaaaccaaattgaagGATTCTACTCCTCTCAaaattaccattttattaattatttgaaattattttttaattatgt from Trifolium pratense cultivar HEN17-A07 linkage group LG1, ARS_RC_1.1, whole genome shotgun sequence includes these protein-coding regions:
- the LOC123919517 gene encoding auxin response factor 16-like produces the protein MFVVMDSMEKTTEKCLDSQLWHACAGAMVQMPPLNTKVFYFPQGHAEHAHGKVDFNKTRVPPLIPCRISAMKYMADPETDEVYVKMRLTPLRENELDLEEDCFFGNNGLEGQEKPTSFAKTLTQSDANNGGGFSVPRYCAETIFPRLDYSAEPPVQTIIAKDMHGQCWKFRHIYRGTPRRHLLTTGWSNFVNHKKLVAGDSIVFLRAENGDLCVGIRRAKKGGIGGGITDQFSNSSSNWNRVSPLFGGGGGGSGFLCGNENRKSCGGVGGDDDLMRRVGSESVVEAVNCAINGRSFEVVYYPRASTPEFCVKVSSVKSAMQIQWCSGMRFKMPFETEDSSRISWFMGTISSVHVQDPIHWPDSPWRLLQVVWDEPDLLQNVKCVNPWLVELVSNMPNFNLSPFTPPRKKPRFIQDPYFHLINQLPMPTSSSSSLTSFSNINLLNYTNSSLCNIQDNSPNYSSSSSIQGARHAQFGSNNNFPSDLIPFNKLQQDMFLGNLSMSRFDKKQPIRPTCGPNNNNKNNVDLSCLLSVGNSGQSFKELSNIEAKAPHKHQILLFGKLIHTEQQNNSSNVSKSGSLSEGITSLKTSNVSSSSDPVENSSDGGSPPWYKDQQQHKTDLVGTENVTTLCMAS